The Novosphingobium terrae genome has a window encoding:
- a CDS encoding EF-hand domain-containing protein, which produces MNRIALGAVSALLLAGAGFFWWQGRAEVERGAPPPDLSGSHAEAPLELPSADSHGRGPGLPDLKTKKRPKQSPEERRFNRFDRNRDGKITRVEMLSTRVKAFQKLDTNHDNLLTFEEWAVKTSERFKAVDRDGDGIVTRDELNAFYAAQEAAKAQRAQAKAMQCSCSSAPSAEEED; this is translated from the coding sequence ATGAACCGGATCGCTTTGGGGGCGGTGTCTGCGCTGTTGCTGGCGGGCGCGGGCTTTTTCTGGTGGCAAGGCCGCGCCGAGGTCGAGCGCGGCGCGCCGCCGCCCGATCTCTCCGGAAGCCATGCCGAAGCGCCTCTGGAACTGCCCAGCGCCGATTCGCATGGTCGCGGGCCGGGGCTGCCCGATCTGAAGACCAAGAAGCGCCCCAAGCAATCACCCGAGGAGCGGCGTTTCAACCGTTTCGACCGCAACCGCGATGGCAAGATCACCCGCGTCGAGATGCTCTCCACCCGCGTAAAGGCTTTCCAGAAGTTGGACACCAACCACGACAATCTGCTGACCTTCGAGGAATGGGCGGTGAAGACCTCGGAGCGGTTCAAGGCGGTGGATCGCGATGGGGACGGGATTGTTACCCGCGATGAGTTGAACGCGTTTTATGCCGCGCAGGAGGCGGCCAAGGCGCAGCGGGCTCAGGCCAAGGCGATGCAGTGTTCTTGCAGCAGTGCGCCTTCGGCGGAGGAAGAAGATTAA
- the trmFO gene encoding methylenetetrahydrofolate--tRNA-(uracil(54)-C(5))-methyltransferase (FADH(2)-oxidizing) TrmFO, producing the protein MTYDVHIIGGGLAGSEAAWQLAKRGIRVRLSEMRGTGERSPAHQTDNLAELVCSNSLRSDDDTSNAVGLLHHEMRACDSLIMAAADKARVPAGSALAVDREVFSHAIEEALTSQPTLTLVRERIDTLPEAGLTIVATGPLTAASLATSIGGATGADSLAFFDAIAPIVYHESIDMDVAWMAARWDKGGKDYVNCPMDKDQYLAFREELLAGDKTVFKEWEANTPYFDGCMPIEVMAERGEDTLRFGPMKPVGLDNPRTGRWPYAVVQLRQDNVLGTLWNIVGFQTKLKYAEQQRIFRMIPGLENAEFARFGGLHRNTFLNSPTLLDRQMRLKSAPHIRFAGQITGCEGYVESASVGMLVGIMTACELAGREFVSPPATTALGALLAHITGDAEAETYQPMNINFGLFPPVDPKNAEGRKRKKPERKVAYTERAKEDLASWLPGSGV; encoded by the coding sequence ATGACTTATGACGTTCACATCATCGGCGGCGGCCTCGCGGGCAGCGAGGCGGCATGGCAGCTCGCCAAGCGCGGCATCCGGGTGCGCCTCTCCGAAATGCGCGGAACGGGCGAACGTAGCCCCGCCCATCAGACCGACAATCTGGCCGAACTGGTCTGCTCCAACTCGCTGCGCTCCGACGATGACACGTCGAACGCCGTCGGCCTGCTGCATCACGAGATGCGCGCATGCGACTCGCTGATCATGGCCGCCGCCGACAAGGCCCGCGTCCCCGCCGGCAGCGCGCTGGCCGTGGACCGCGAGGTCTTCTCCCACGCGATCGAGGAAGCGCTGACCAGCCAGCCCACGCTGACCTTGGTGCGCGAACGCATCGATACGCTGCCTGAGGCAGGTCTGACGATCGTCGCCACCGGCCCCCTCACCGCAGCCTCCCTTGCCACCAGCATCGGCGGCGCAACCGGCGCGGACTCCCTCGCCTTCTTCGATGCCATCGCCCCCATCGTCTACCATGAGTCCATCGATATGGACGTGGCCTGGATGGCCGCTCGCTGGGACAAGGGCGGCAAGGATTACGTGAACTGCCCGATGGACAAGGACCAGTACCTCGCCTTCCGCGAGGAGCTGCTGGCCGGCGACAAGACCGTCTTCAAGGAATGGGAGGCCAACACCCCCTATTTCGACGGCTGCATGCCCATCGAGGTGATGGCCGAACGCGGCGAGGACACGCTCCGCTTCGGCCCGATGAAGCCCGTCGGGCTCGACAACCCCCGCACCGGCCGCTGGCCCTATGCCGTGGTCCAACTACGTCAGGACAATGTGCTGGGCACGCTGTGGAACATCGTCGGCTTCCAGACCAAGCTGAAATACGCCGAGCAGCAGCGCATCTTCCGCATGATCCCCGGCCTTGAAAACGCCGAATTCGCGCGCTTCGGCGGGCTGCATCGCAACACCTTCCTGAACTCGCCCACGCTGCTGGACCGCCAGATGCGTTTGAAGTCCGCGCCGCATATCCGCTTTGCCGGTCAGATCACCGGCTGCGAGGGCTATGTGGAGAGCGCCAGCGTCGGCATGCTGGTGGGCATCATGACCGCCTGCGAACTGGCCGGTCGTGAGTTTGTCAGCCCGCCCGCGACGACCGCTCTGGGCGCACTGCTGGCCCATATCACCGGCGACGCCGAGGCCGAAACCTATCAGCCGATGAACATCAACTTCGGCCTGTTCCCGCCCGTCGATCCCAAGAATGCCGAGGGCCGTAAGCGCAAGAAGCCTGAGCGCAAGGTGGCTTATACGGAGCGGGCCAAGGAGGATCTGGCTTCTTGGTTGCCGGGGTCCGGGGTTTAA
- a CDS encoding DUF952 domain-containing protein, whose translation MSTLPTIAWKILTGPQWAELSEKGSFAGAPVDLADGYIHLSAQDQVAGTLAKWFAGQDDLYLAAVDLTALGDAVKWEEARGGALFPHIYADLPLSAVVAHGPLTWAAEGEPNLPALPSTNLP comes from the coding sequence GTGAGCACCTTGCCGACCATCGCCTGGAAGATCCTGACCGGCCCCCAATGGGCGGAGCTGTCTGAAAAGGGCAGCTTCGCCGGGGCGCCGGTCGATCTGGCCGATGGGTATATCCATCTCTCGGCGCAGGATCAGGTAGCGGGTACGCTCGCCAAATGGTTCGCCGGGCAGGATGATCTCTATCTGGCCGCTGTCGATCTGACGGCGCTGGGCGATGCGGTGAAGTGGGAAGAGGCGCGCGGCGGCGCCCTTTTCCCGCATATCTATGCCGACCTGCCTCTTTCTGCCGTGGTGGCGCACGGGCCCCTGACATGGGCCGCTGAAGGCGAACCGAACCTGCCAGCCCTCCCCTCGACAAACTTGCCCTGA
- the gyrA gene encoding DNA gyrase subunit A yields MSDETSLTDPASPMGEFTRVDIVDEMKTSYLDYAMSVIVARALPDVRDGLKPVHRRILFAAQEGGMVAGRPYRKSAKIVGDVMGNYHPHGDAAIYDALARMTQPWSMRLPLIDGQGNFGSMDPDPPASMRYTEARLARVANSLLDDLDKDTVDFVDNYDGSRQEPSVVPARFPNLLVNGAGGIAVGMATNIPPHNLGEVIDACFATMDNPAITTDELIQIVPGPDFPTAPLILGMGGARNAYNTGRGSIIMRCRHVIETGRNDRRSIVLTSIPYQVGKSGLVEKIAEAAKDKRIEGISDIRDESNREGVRVVVDLKRDATPEVVLNQIWRNTPAQSSFPANMLAIRGGRPEVLGLKDIITSFISFREEVITRRTKFELNKARDRAHILLGLVIAVTNLDEVVKIIRGAPNPAAARAALLAREWPMGEIAPYIRLVEAIEEGADELSAPTYRMSEVQVKAILDLRLHRLTALGRDEIGDELEGLAKAISEYLSILADRVKLYGVMRTELEAVKAQFATPRVSEIVPAGDSIDDEDLIERDEMVVTVTMDGYIKRTPLSTFRAQARGGKGRAGMATKDEDAVATMFVTTTHNPVLFFSTAGKVYRLKVYRLPEGGPATRGRPIVNLLPALDQGETIQTVLPLPEDEAAWGDLSVVFATAKGNVRRNSMDAFANIPSNGKFAMKFDEEDEDRLIGVALLDAGDDVLLASRQGKAIRFAADEVREFTSRTSTGVRGMTLKGEDEVISLSVLKGSNATPEEREDYLRFAPWKGEKEGEPTLDAERYAYLAEHEQFILTVCANGYGKMSSAYEYRRTGRGGQGITNIDNIARNGLVVASFPTVQAEQLMMVTDQAKLIRLPLTTLRVIGRGSAGVRLFNVADQEHVVSAVRLAEEEEGDEGEAPSTAPEGETEA; encoded by the coding sequence GTGAGCGACGAAACCTCCCTGACCGACCCCGCGAGCCCCATGGGCGAATTCACCCGCGTCGACATCGTCGACGAGATGAAGACCAGCTACCTCGACTACGCGATGAGCGTGATCGTGGCGCGCGCCCTCCCCGATGTGCGCGACGGGTTGAAGCCCGTGCATCGCCGCATCCTTTTCGCGGCGCAGGAAGGCGGCATGGTCGCTGGGCGGCCTTACCGTAAATCGGCCAAGATCGTCGGCGACGTGATGGGTAACTATCACCCCCATGGCGACGCGGCGATCTATGACGCGCTGGCGCGCATGACCCAGCCGTGGTCGATGCGCCTGCCGCTGATCGACGGTCAGGGCAACTTCGGCTCGATGGACCCCGATCCGCCGGCCTCGATGCGTTACACCGAAGCGCGTCTGGCCCGCGTGGCCAACAGCCTGCTCGATGATCTCGACAAGGACACTGTCGATTTCGTCGACAACTATGACGGCAGCCGTCAGGAGCCTTCGGTGGTTCCGGCCCGCTTCCCCAACCTGCTGGTCAATGGCGCGGGCGGCATTGCCGTGGGCATGGCCACCAACATTCCGCCGCACAATCTGGGCGAGGTGATCGACGCCTGTTTCGCCACGATGGACAATCCGGCGATCACCACCGATGAGCTGATCCAGATCGTCCCCGGCCCCGATTTCCCCACCGCGCCGCTCATTCTGGGCATGGGCGGGGCGCGCAACGCCTACAACACCGGGCGCGGATCGATCATCATGCGCTGCCGCCATGTGATCGAGACGGGCCGCAACGATCGCCGCTCGATCGTGCTGACCTCCATCCCCTATCAGGTCGGCAAGAGCGGCCTGGTCGAAAAGATCGCCGAGGCCGCCAAGGACAAGCGGATCGAGGGCATCAGCGACATCCGCGACGAATCGAACCGCGAAGGCGTGCGCGTGGTCGTGGACCTGAAGCGCGATGCCACGCCCGAAGTGGTGCTCAACCAGATCTGGCGCAACACGCCGGCGCAGTCGTCCTTCCCGGCCAACATGCTGGCGATCCGTGGCGGTCGTCCGGAAGTGCTGGGCCTGAAGGACATCATCACCAGCTTCATCAGCTTCCGTGAAGAGGTCATCACCCGCCGCACCAAGTTCGAGCTGAACAAGGCGCGTGACCGGGCGCATATCTTGCTGGGTCTGGTGATCGCCGTCACCAATCTGGACGAGGTGGTCAAGATCATCCGCGGCGCGCCCAATCCGGCCGCTGCCCGCGCTGCCCTGCTGGCCCGCGAATGGCCGATGGGCGAGATCGCGCCCTACATCCGTCTGGTCGAAGCCATCGAGGAAGGCGCGGACGAGCTGTCGGCGCCGACCTATCGCATGTCCGAAGTGCAGGTGAAGGCCATTCTGGACCTGCGCCTGCACCGCCTGACCGCTCTGGGCCGCGACGAGATCGGCGACGAGCTGGAAGGTCTGGCCAAGGCGATCAGCGAGTATCTCTCGATCCTGGCCGATCGCGTGAAGCTGTACGGCGTGATGCGCACCGAGCTGGAAGCGGTGAAGGCGCAATTCGCCACGCCGCGTGTCTCGGAAATCGTCCCCGCTGGCGACAGCATCGACGATGAAGACCTGATCGAGCGCGACGAGATGGTCGTGACGGTCACCATGGATGGCTACATCAAGCGCACGCCGCTCAGCACCTTCCGCGCGCAGGCGCGTGGCGGCAAGGGCCGTGCGGGCATGGCCACCAAGGATGAGGATGCCGTGGCGACAATGTTCGTCACCACCACGCACAATCCGGTGCTGTTCTTCTCGACCGCCGGCAAGGTGTACCGCCTGAAGGTCTATCGCCTGCCCGAGGGTGGCCCGGCCACGCGCGGTCGCCCGATCGTCAACCTGCTGCCCGCGCTGGATCAGGGCGAAACGATCCAGACCGTGCTGCCCCTGCCCGAGGATGAGGCCGCTTGGGGTGACCTCTCGGTCGTCTTCGCCACCGCCAAGGGCAATGTGCGCCGCAACAGCATGGATGCCTTCGCCAACATCCCCTCGAACGGCAAATTCGCCATGAAGTTCGATGAGGAGGACGAGGATCGCCTGATCGGTGTGGCCCTGCTCGACGCGGGTGACGATGTGCTGCTGGCCTCACGTCAGGGCAAGGCGATCCGCTTTGCCGCTGACGAAGTGCGCGAATTCACCTCACGCACCTCGACCGGCGTGCGCGGCATGACGCTGAAGGGCGAGGACGAAGTGATCTCGCTCTCGGTGCTGAAGGGCAGCAACGCCACGCCGGAAGAGCGCGAGGATTACCTGCGCTTCGCCCCGTGGAAGGGCGAGAAGGAAGGCGAACCCACGCTGGACGCCGAGCGCTACGCCTATCTGGCCGAGCACGAGCAGTTCATCCTGACCGTCTGCGCCAATGGCTATGGCAAGATGTCCTCGGCCTATGAGTATCGCCGCACCGGTCGCGGTGGTCAGGGCATCACCAACATCGACAACATCGCCCGCAACGGCCTTGTGGTGGCCAGCTTCCCGACCGTTCAGGCCGAGCAGCTGATGATGGTGACCGATCAGGCCAAGCTGATCCGCCTGCCGCTGACGACCCTACGCGTCATCGGTCGCGGCAGCGCGGGCGTCCGCCTGTTCAACGTGGCCGATCAGGAGCATGTCGTTTCCGCCGTCCGCCTCGCCGAGGAAGAAGAGGGCGATGAGGGTGAAGCACCCTCGACTGCCCCCGAAGGCGAAACCGAAGCGTGA
- a CDS encoding YeiH family protein codes for MSASSAPPATFRLKEDWWAILIGLGLVIAATLLFVNGGTLRWLAVLPPRWKEFAQVTADLGANWQRYLAQFLFWLVSFSIALRALGYRLVEVIPAFVALYLAAYAIFVVGQWDRAVVYNLEPPLVALFAGLVIANTVGLPQRLAAGFRGELYVKTGIILLGATVPFTLIALAGPVAILQASIVSIVTFLVIYWVAVKLGLDRRFAATLGVGGAVCGVSAAIAVAGAVGAKKEDASVTISSVVVWAIVMIFVLPLAGRALGLPTGVAGAWIGTSEFADAAGIAAAQAYGGYAGKVAGIAGTSEQALQAFTLMKVVGRDVWIGIWAVVLAVISVTRWEGEANGSAPDLREIWRRFPKFVLGFLAASVIVSLVTAQDTLADYNKVAVVKLIAPLKDLRSWAFIFCFFSIGLTTRFKDLARAGRKPFTALTAGVVVNVALGFVLSVLVFGSYWARLGQ; via the coding sequence ATGAGCGCATCAAGTGCCCCGCCAGCCACCTTCCGCCTGAAAGAGGATTGGTGGGCCATCCTGATCGGGCTGGGGCTGGTGATCGCGGCCACCCTGCTTTTCGTGAATGGCGGTACTTTGCGCTGGCTGGCTGTGCTGCCGCCGCGCTGGAAGGAATTCGCTCAGGTCACCGCCGATCTGGGCGCGAACTGGCAGCGCTATCTGGCGCAGTTCCTGTTCTGGCTGGTGAGCTTTTCCATCGCCTTGCGGGCTTTGGGTTACAGGCTGGTCGAGGTGATCCCGGCCTTTGTCGCGCTCTATCTGGCCGCCTATGCGATTTTCGTTGTCGGCCAATGGGATCGCGCGGTGGTCTACAATCTGGAGCCGCCGCTGGTGGCGCTGTTCGCCGGGCTGGTGATCGCCAACACGGTGGGCCTGCCTCAGCGTCTGGCAGCGGGCTTTCGCGGTGAGCTTTACGTCAAGACCGGCATCATCCTGCTGGGCGCGACGGTGCCTTTCACGCTGATCGCTCTGGCCGGGCCGGTGGCGATCCTGCAGGCCTCGATCGTTTCCATCGTCACCTTTCTGGTGATCTACTGGGTGGCGGTGAAGCTGGGCCTTGATCGCCGCTTTGCCGCCACTTTGGGGGTGGGCGGCGCGGTCTGCGGCGTTTCGGCGGCGATTGCCGTGGCGGGCGCGGTGGGCGCGAAAAAGGAGGATGCCTCGGTCACCATTTCCTCGGTGGTGGTCTGGGCCATCGTGATGATCTTCGTGCTGCCGCTGGCCGGGCGAGCGCTGGGCCTGCCGACAGGTGTGGCCGGGGCGTGGATTGGCACGTCGGAGTTCGCCGATGCGGCGGGGATCGCAGCGGCTCAGGCCTATGGCGGCTATGCGGGCAAGGTGGCGGGCATCGCGGGCACATCCGAGCAGGCCTTGCAGGCCTTCACGCTGATGAAGGTGGTGGGCCGCGATGTGTGGATCGGCATCTGGGCGGTGGTGCTGGCGGTGATCTCGGTGACGCGCTGGGAGGGGGAGGCCAACGGCAGCGCGCCGGATCTGCGCGAAATCTGGCGCCGCTTTCCCAAATTCGTGCTGGGCTTTCTGGCGGCTTCGGTGATCGTCTCGCTGGTGACGGCGCAGGATACGCTGGCCGATTACAACAAGGTGGCGGTGGTCAAGCTGATCGCGCCGCTCAAGGATCTGCGCAGCTGGGCCTTTATCTTCTGCTTTTTCAGCATCGGTCTGACGACGCGCTTCAAGGATCTGGCGAGGGCCGGGCGCAAGCCGTTTACGGCTCTCACCGCTGGTGTGGTGGTGAATGTGGCGCTGGGCTTTGTGCTCTCGGTGCTGGTGTTCGGCAGCTATTGGGCGCGGCTGGGGCAGTGA
- a CDS encoding ferredoxin--NADP reductase yields MNVQVQQPRLLEDLPNFHTATVRWVRHWNEHLFSFGIERPASLRFRSGEFVMVGLDNGPRPLMRAYSIASPAYAEELEFLSIKVQDGPLTSRLQNIREGDQVYLSRKPTGTLVFDALLPGKRLFLFSTGTGLAPFLSLVRDPEVYDRFSQIVLVHSVRRVSDLAYHDELTAQLADDPLVADQALLQFHYVPTVTREPFRNTGRINTMIDDGSLFAAPLTGPAKLDPENDRVMLCGSTEMIRDFAKMLDEQGFEEGSNAKMGSYVIERAFVD; encoded by the coding sequence ATGAATGTCCAGGTCCAGCAGCCGCGCCTTCTTGAAGATCTGCCCAATTTCCACACCGCCACCGTGCGCTGGGTCCGCCACTGGAACGAGCACCTCTTCAGCTTCGGCATTGAGCGTCCCGCCTCGCTGCGCTTCCGCTCGGGTGAGTTCGTGATGGTCGGGCTCGACAATGGCCCGCGCCCGCTGATGCGCGCCTATTCGATCGCCAGCCCGGCCTATGCCGAGGAGCTGGAGTTCCTCTCGATCAAGGTGCAGGACGGCCCGCTAACCTCGCGCCTGCAGAACATCCGCGAGGGCGATCAGGTCTATCTCTCGCGCAAGCCCACCGGCACCCTGGTGTTCGACGCGTTGCTACCCGGCAAGCGCCTGTTCCTCTTCTCCACCGGCACGGGCCTGGCGCCCTTCCTGAGCCTGGTGCGCGACCCCGAGGTCTATGACCGCTTCTCGCAGATCGTGCTGGTTCACTCGGTGCGCCGCGTCAGCGATCTGGCCTATCATGACGAGCTGACCGCCCAGCTGGCCGACGATCCGCTGGTGGCCGATCAGGCGCTGCTGCAGTTCCACTATGTGCCGACCGTGACGCGCGAGCCCTTCCGCAACACCGGCCGCATCAACACGATGATCGACGATGGCAGCCTGTTTGCCGCACCGCTGACCGGCCCGGCCAAGCTGGATCCCGAGAATGACCGCGTGATGCTCTGCGGCAGCACCGAGATGATCCGCGATTTCGCCAAGATGCTCGATGAGCAGGGCTTCGAGGAAGGCTCGAACGCCAAGATGGGCAGCTATGTGATCGAACGCGCATTCGTTGACTGA
- a CDS encoding glycoside hydrolase family 125 protein: MNTQRRSFLTSSATLLAGALTSGRALAGQPAPLPTPTGPATPIPVPPGPGHTTDLNSRRPAPGDRKFTSPAVEERIKQVSAQIADPELAWMFANCYPNTLDTTVRMGTVDGKPDAFVITGDIPCLWLRDSSAQVWPYLPLAKGDQQLQMLFNGLIARQARCLLIDPYANAFMQDPSARTNLSWAQGDRTDMKPGVAERKWELDSLCWTLRLASGYWQATQDKRPFDKLWADGARAVLRTMREQQRLHDNGPYSFQRANGSATETLMLGGYGAASRKVGLIHSMFRPSDDACTFPFLIPSNLFAASALKGLAKVAAEARGDMALARDASALAAQLDRALLRYGRMAGPNGSPVWAYEVDGFGNGFFMDDANVPGLASLAYLGCTPRNDALFRRTQALCWSTRDPYFFKGKAASGIGGPHAGLGMIWPMSLIIRALSSDSPAEILGLLRSLRATHAGTGFMHEAFNKDDPRQYTRSWFAWANSLFGELILDVARRYPALLTQKLG; the protein is encoded by the coding sequence ATGAACACCCAGCGCCGTTCTTTCCTGACCTCCAGCGCCACCTTGCTGGCCGGAGCGCTGACGTCCGGCCGGGCGCTGGCGGGCCAGCCTGCTCCCCTGCCCACGCCGACCGGCCCTGCCACCCCCATTCCGGTTCCGCCCGGGCCGGGGCACACCACCGACCTCAACTCGCGCCGCCCCGCACCCGGGGACCGCAAGTTCACCAGCCCGGCTGTCGAGGAGCGCATCAAGCAGGTTTCGGCGCAGATTGCCGATCCTGAACTCGCGTGGATGTTTGCCAATTGCTATCCCAATACGCTCGACACCACGGTGCGCATGGGCACGGTGGACGGCAAGCCCGATGCCTTTGTCATCACCGGAGACATCCCCTGCCTGTGGCTGCGGGACAGCAGCGCTCAGGTCTGGCCCTATCTGCCTTTGGCCAAGGGCGATCAGCAGCTTCAGATGCTGTTCAACGGGTTGATCGCCCGTCAGGCCCGCTGCCTGCTGATCGATCCTTACGCCAATGCCTTTATGCAGGACCCATCGGCGCGCACCAATCTCTCATGGGCGCAAGGTGACCGTACCGACATGAAACCGGGCGTCGCCGAGCGCAAATGGGAGCTGGATTCGCTGTGCTGGACCTTGCGTCTGGCGAGCGGCTATTGGCAGGCCACGCAGGACAAGCGCCCCTTCGACAAACTCTGGGCCGATGGCGCCCGCGCCGTTCTGCGCACCATGCGCGAGCAGCAGCGGCTGCATGACAATGGCCCCTACAGCTTCCAGCGCGCCAACGGCAGCGCCACCGAAACGCTGATGCTCGGCGGCTATGGCGCGGCGAGCCGCAAGGTGGGACTGATCCATTCGATGTTCCGCCCGTCTGATGACGCCTGCACCTTTCCCTTTCTGATCCCGTCCAACCTCTTTGCCGCCAGCGCTCTCAAAGGGCTGGCCAAGGTGGCTGCCGAAGCGCGCGGCGATATGGCGCTGGCCCGCGATGCCTCGGCACTGGCCGCGCAGCTGGACCGGGCGCTCTTGCGTTACGGGCGGATGGCGGGGCCCAACGGCTCGCCGGTCTGGGCCTATGAGGTCGATGGCTTCGGCAATGGCTTCTTTATGGATGATGCCAATGTGCCGGGCCTCGCCTCGCTGGCCTATCTGGGCTGCACCCCGCGTAACGATGCGCTGTTCCGCCGCACGCAGGCCCTGTGTTGGTCCACGCGCGATCCCTATTTCTTCAAGGGCAAGGCCGCATCCGGGATCGGCGGGCCGCATGCCGGTCTGGGCATGATCTGGCCGATGTCTCTGATCATCCGCGCCCTCTCCAGCGACAGTCCCGCCGAAATCCTCGGCCTGCTGCGCAGCCTGCGCGCCACCCATGCCGGCACGGGCTTCATGCATGAGGCCTTCAACAAGGATGATCCCAGGCAGTACACCCGCTCGTGGTTTGCCTGGGCCAACAGCCTGTTTGGCGAGCTGATTCTGGATGTCGCGCGGCGCTATCCCGCTCTGTTGACGCAAAAACTGGGATAG
- a CDS encoding PepSY-associated TM helix domain-containing protein, producing the protein MRSTQLARWKAVHTWSSLICTLFLLIICVTGLPLIFSEEIDGWLEPRHYAALPADAPHASLDGLKARALAAYPGQVVTSIFVDDDEPQVYVWIAPSFAAVEANPKVAHFMRFDARSGEMLERSGALGARPASFMTIMLRLHRDLFAGLPGELFMGVMGALFVAAVVSGIVLYGPFTRKLDFGAVRTERARRTRWLDLHNLLGVVTLAWAGVVGATGVMNELSTPLFALWRGTEVATMLAPWKDKPPLQAREISSPQAAFDTAVHALPGMVVTSITFPGDRNGTPFHYVLWAKGRSHLTAQLFNPVLVDARTGMLTAVVKMPWYLRALELSRPLHFGNYGGMPLKILWALLDLVTIVVLGSGLYLWLARRRRDRVAAPRFTLSTPALEPAE; encoded by the coding sequence ATGCGGTCAACCCAACTGGCGCGCTGGAAGGCGGTGCACACCTGGTCCAGCCTGATCTGCACCCTCTTTCTGCTGATCATCTGCGTGACGGGCCTGCCGCTGATCTTCTCCGAGGAGATCGATGGCTGGCTCGAACCCAGGCATTATGCCGCTCTGCCTGCTGATGCGCCGCATGCCTCGCTCGATGGGCTGAAGGCGCGGGCGCTGGCGGCCTATCCGGGGCAGGTCGTCACCTCGATCTTTGTCGATGATGACGAGCCGCAGGTCTATGTCTGGATCGCGCCAAGCTTCGCGGCGGTGGAGGCCAATCCCAAAGTCGCGCATTTTATGCGCTTCGATGCGCGCAGTGGAGAGATGCTGGAGCGTTCCGGCGCGCTTGGGGCGCGGCCGGCCAGCTTTATGACCATCATGCTGCGGCTGCATAGGGATCTGTTCGCGGGCCTGCCGGGTGAACTCTTCATGGGCGTGATGGGCGCGCTGTTTGTGGCGGCGGTGGTCTCCGGCATCGTGCTGTACGGGCCGTTTACCCGCAAGCTGGACTTCGGCGCGGTGCGGACCGAGCGTGCGCGCCGCACCCGCTGGCTCGATCTGCACAATCTGTTGGGCGTGGTCACTCTGGCCTGGGCCGGCGTTGTGGGCGCGACGGGCGTGATGAACGAACTCTCCACCCCGCTGTTCGCCCTGTGGCGCGGCACGGAGGTGGCGACGATGCTGGCCCCCTGGAAGGACAAGCCGCCGCTGCAGGCGCGCGAGATCTCATCGCCTCAGGCTGCCTTCGATACGGCGGTGCATGCGCTGCCCGGCATGGTGGTGACCAGCATCACCTTCCCGGGCGATCGCAACGGCACGCCTTTCCATTACGTGCTCTGGGCGAAGGGCAGGTCGCATCTCACCGCCCAGCTGTTCAACCCGGTGCTGGTGGACGCGCGCACGGGCATGCTGACGGCGGTGGTGAAGATGCCCTGGTATCTGCGTGCGCTGGAACTCTCACGCCCGCTGCATTTCGGCAATTATGGCGGAATGCCGCTGAAGATCCTCTGGGCGCTGCTCGATCTGGTGACCATCGTGGTGCTGGGCAGCGGGCTCTATCTCTGGCTGGCCCGGCGCCGTCGTGACCGCGTGGCCGCGCCCCGGTTTACCCTCTCAACCCCCGCTCTGGAGCCTGCTGAATGA
- a CDS encoding energy transducer TonB family protein, producing MTSSPGLRLVDDLLTAEREPPRAARADAAPDIFYTPAPRRDYRAADSRLKSLGATVSIYGVVAAVLLLSISVSFVKPVPPQALTVMNTQAAASPPETPPKEKDAPKPVEKKEVIQQPVKTEPLPPMKVSISPIVAPVPVIVPKQAEPAPREPETAAPKTAPAPPAPRIASNGPDTWEGRVLMQLSKKRHYPMGAMARHEQGVPYIRFVMDRQGKVLSVSLERSSGVSELDREALSLPKRAQPLPKPPEDRPGETLELVVPVEFFIR from the coding sequence ATGACGTCTTCCCCCGGATTGCGCCTTGTCGATGATCTGCTGACCGCCGAGCGAGAGCCCCCGCGTGCTGCCCGCGCAGACGCCGCGCCGGACATTTTCTACACCCCCGCGCCGCGCCGGGACTACCGCGCCGCAGACAGCCGGTTGAAAAGCCTTGGCGCCACAGTCTCGATCTATGGCGTGGTCGCGGCTGTGCTGCTGCTTTCGATCTCGGTGTCTTTTGTGAAGCCCGTGCCGCCTCAGGCGCTGACGGTGATGAACACGCAAGCCGCCGCCTCGCCGCCCGAAACGCCGCCCAAGGAAAAGGATGCGCCCAAGCCGGTCGAGAAGAAGGAGGTCATCCAGCAGCCGGTCAAGACCGAGCCTCTGCCGCCGATGAAGGTGTCGATCTCGCCGATCGTCGCGCCGGTGCCGGTGATCGTGCCCAAGCAGGCCGAGCCCGCCCCCAGGGAGCCCGAAACCGCCGCCCCCAAGACGGCTCCTGCGCCGCCAGCGCCCCGTATCGCCAGCAATGGGCCGGACACATGGGAAGGCCGCGTGCTGATGCAGCTCAGCAAAAAGCGCCACTATCCCATGGGCGCCATGGCCCGGCATGAGCAGGGCGTGCCCTATATCCGCTTCGTAATGGACCGGCAGGGCAAGGTGTTGTCGGTCAGTCTGGAGCGCTCCAGCGGGGTTTCCGAACTGGACCGGGAGGCACTGAGCCTGCCCAAACGCGCTCAGCCGCTGCCCAAGCCTCCTGAAGACAGGCCGGGCGAAACCCTCGAACTGGTCGTGCCGGTCGAGTTCTTTATCCGCTGA